Sequence from the Puniceicoccus vermicola genome:
CCTCCTCGAAAACATACGGCAGTTGACCCGGAAGACCCTTCATGATCGAATTGCGACTATCCTCAAGCCTCTTGAGGGCAGATTTAGGGCTTCGCCCAAAGGCGCGGTGAAAACCGGGAAGAAACAGGTTGTTTTGTTGCACACCAAAAGCTTGCAGAATCCATCGCCTAGGGCGATCCCTGTCTGCTTTCTGGCAATACAAAATCCATGAATCCAGCCTTATCTAAGTGCCATTGGGGTCGAACGCAAAATATAAAGAACGGGTGGCTCCCAAACTGTTTCCCGGCTCTCCACTGACTTGTTTTGTTTTATGGGCGCATCTAAAAGCGCATGGGAATCAGCGAAGTTGCGACTCGCTCTTAGAAAAAGCCGACCATGATTTGGATCGTTCGTGGCCGTCGGATTTGATTGTTCAAAATATTGCGACTTCGGCTGCAATCGGTCTCCGCGTCTGCAGATTCGTCTATGACTATCATTGACTTCGAAGAAGAATCGGCAGCTAAAGCAGCCGGTCCCGGTCAAGAGCTAGACTATTGCTTAAGTTTGCGATTCGACCGACTGAATTCGGCACCTTCGGCAAGTTCAGGGCTGGCAAGTTTATGCCCAGAAAGGCGATCGGGAGCCGGGGAGGGTGATTGAGCCTTTCTATTTGGCGATTGCCCCTTCATTTTCTCCAAACGACAACATCAGTATCCCTAAAATGAGTCCTCGAAAAATTCAGCTCAAGGAGTTTCGGCGTCGCGTCGTCGCCGGATCTTTTCCGCAGTATCCAAATTTGGCTGCTGGCCTGCGAGGATTGCGCTTTGTTCAGGCGGATCCGATTCGGTCGCCTGCGAGGGCGCAGGACTTGATTCTTCGTCATCGGGTGAATTCGTATGCATCCGGCGACTTGGAAAAAGAGTATCCTCACTTGGGCGCGGAAGAGGGCTATCTTTTTGCCTATGGATTCATGCAGCCCGATGTTTGGCAGGATCTCCACAGTCAGCCAGCCGTGAAGCTTACAGCGTTGGAGCGCCAAGTGTTGGCCTTCATTCAGCGGCACGGGGAGGTTCATCCCCGGGATTTGGCGGATCATTTTGGGAAACGTTCTGTGACCAATTATTGGGGCGGAAAATCACAAGCGACCAAACGCGTTTTGGAGGATCTGCATGAAGAGGGATATCTGCGAGTGAGTCGACGTGAGAAAGGCATCAGGCTTTATGAAGTGGCTGAGAATGCTCATCAAAAACTCGGTGATCCGGAAGCTCGCTTTGCGCGTTTGACCATGACGACGGCGCACGTCTTTGGCCCGGCAACGAAGTCTTTCATGCTGTCAGAGCTTAGAGGTTTCACGAATCTGGTGCCCAAGCGCAAAGACAGGGAAGCCATTGTCGATGAACTGGTGGCCTCCGGGCAGCTCAGAAAAATCGATGTGGATGGTCTAACGTATCTGTTGGAAAACGACAAGTGGAAGTCGAATGAAGTCACGGAAAAGGTGCGGATTCTCGCTCCTTTTGATCCGCTTGTCCGGAGCCGTCAACGCTTTGAGCAGCTTTGGGGGTGGAGCTATCGTTTTGAGGCTTACGTCCCCACATCCAAACGTGTGAGGGGCTACTATGCGATGCCATTACTTTGGCGAGAAAATGTGACCGGATGGGCGAATGCCAAGGTGCTCGATGAGCGGCTCCACGTAGAGGTCGGATACGTCCGCAAGCCGACTAGCCCATTGAAATTCCGCTGCGCACTGGAAACAGAAATCGAAGCGATGACCCTGTTTTTGGGTTTGGTCAGTGGCGCGTGGTCATTGAATTTCAGCTCGGACTAGTGAGAAAGGTTTTCTCTCAAAAACACTTCTCTCTGGCCGATCACTGCCTACCAAGGAAAGTCCTTTTCTGCGACTTGGAGGAAGCCGTCGATTTCGTTGGCGATGGTGTCTTTGTCCGCTAAGCCGTCAA
This genomic interval carries:
- a CDS encoding DNA glycosylase AlkZ-like family protein; protein product: MSPRKIQLKEFRRRVVAGSFPQYPNLAAGLRGLRFVQADPIRSPARAQDLILRHRVNSYASGDLEKEYPHLGAEEGYLFAYGFMQPDVWQDLHSQPAVKLTALERQVLAFIQRHGEVHPRDLADHFGKRSVTNYWGGKSQATKRVLEDLHEEGYLRVSRREKGIRLYEVAENAHQKLGDPEARFARLTMTTAHVFGPATKSFMLSELRGFTNLVPKRKDREAIVDELVASGQLRKIDVDGLTYLLENDKWKSNEVTEKVRILAPFDPLVRSRQRFEQLWGWSYRFEAYVPTSKRVRGYYAMPLLWRENVTGWANAKVLDERLHVEVGYVRKPTSPLKFRCALETEIEAMTLFLGLVSGAWSLNFSSD